In one Lolium rigidum isolate FL_2022 chromosome 3, APGP_CSIRO_Lrig_0.1, whole genome shotgun sequence genomic region, the following are encoded:
- the LOC124695018 gene encoding uncharacterized protein LOC124695018, whose product MDYERIHDPPHRQSGGFSPAKLRAMLLGLEKQQHDSEDNSPDANDSGELDDRRSLECSTSTEMSSNSGHRSRNRAQDDDSFDSESSSSGPTTVKRSSAVSALLPPFSRPTPSKWDDAEKWISSPTANRTGRTASAAGIPPKRSAFAFPEHGAHPPAVAKVVAEVPRNTGGALAGNSVGFTQPDSLKPAQTAPIVEEPEHVVRSVSMRDMGTEMTPIASQEPSRTGTPIIASSPTSSRTPTPQRSVEFGGANVDSSKMGMSEEELQLNTRKEIMDLGERLGKTTIAAWASKEERATANFANVPADKALEIDRETRAADWQEAEKAKYLARFQREEVKIQAWENHQRAKYEAEMKRIEAKMERKRAREQDVLARKLASAGRRAEAKRQAAEARRSQEAARAEEQAAQIRKTGHIPSSFSCWCWCL is encoded by the exons ATGGACTACGAGCGCATCCACGACCCGCCCCACCGTCAG TCGGGCGGATTCTCCCCGGCCAAGCTGCGGGCGATGCTCCTCGGGCTAGAGAAGCAGCAGCACGACAGCGAGGACAACTCGCCGGACGCCAACGACTCCGGCGAGCTCGACGACCGGA GGAGCTTGGAATGCTCCACCTCCACAGAGATGTCGAGCAACAGCGGCCACAGATCGAGGAACCGGGCTCAGGACGACGACAGCTTCGACTCCGAGAGCAGCTCGTCGGGTCCAACTACGGTGAAGAGGTCGTCGGCAGTGTCCGCTTTGCTGCCGCCGTTCTCTAGACCGACGCCGTCCAAGTGGGACGATGCAGAGAAGTGGATTTCCAGCCCGACGGCGAACCGCACTGGCCGCACAGCGAGCGCCGCTGGGATTCCGCCCAAGAGGTCGGCGTTTGCTTTCCCCGAGCACGGAGCTCATCCACCGGCCGTTGCTAAGGTTGTCGCCGAGGTGCCGAGGAACACTGGTGGAGCCTTGGCTGGTAATTCAGTTG GTTTCACTCAGCCGGATTCCTTGAAACCTGCACAAACTGCTCCAATAGTCGAGGAACCAGAACACGTAGTTAGGTCTGTCTCGATGAGAGATATGGGAACAGAAATGACTCCAATTGCCAGCCAGGAGCCCTCTCGGACAGGGACTCCTATAATAGCATCTAGCCCTACTTCCTCCCGGACACCAACTCCGCAACGCAGCGTTGAATTCGGTGGTGCTAATGTTGATTCAAGCAAGATGGGCATGTCTGAGGAGGAGCTACAGTTGAACACCAGGAAGGAAATTATGGATCTCGGTGAACGGCTAGGCAAGACAACTATAGCTGCATGGGCAAGCAAGGAAGAGAGAGCTACTGCAAATTTCGCAAACGTTCCAGCAGATAAGGCTCTAGAAATCGACAGAGAGACCCGTGCTGCAGATTGGCAGGAGGCAGAGAAAGCAAAATATCTTGCAAG GTTCCAGAGAGAAGAGGTAAAGATTCAAGCTTGGGAAAATCACCAAAGAGCAAAATATGAAGCTGAAATGAAGAGAATAGAG GCGAAGATGGAACGAAAGCGAGCTCGAGAGCAGGACGTGCTTGCTCGGAAGCTGGCATCGGCGGGGCGCAGAGCGGAGGCAAAGAGGCAggcggcggaggcgaggaggagccaGGAAGCGGCGAGAGCGGAGGAGCAGGCGGCGCAGATCCGGAAGACCGGGCACATACCTTCCTCGTTCTCATGCTGGTGCTGGTGCCTGTGA
- the LOC124695019 gene encoding ribosome biogenesis regulatory protein homolog isoform X2, with the protein MYQRNMHHKQLEYKNRLVQKFKRISMSDCKLPRPAPPTKWEAFAKQKGIVNRKKNKRTWDEQTNSWKRNYGYDRVNDDRDIPIIEAKMTDEPGVDPFAKRREEKKGRVDKQEKNRLGNLRNAAKVGALPSHIQLAATAIPITGTKADLPRKSKKEDLENVAGMASSATASGGKFDKKLPGEKPLKKAGKHRKFLPVAEGKGMGNLEKQQNDKILNSLLAKNFEEPLDVSKAITMYKVKKDNNRRKEKKSSSGSDKVKPGKKIHKKSSKKSA; encoded by the exons ATGTACCAAAGAAATATGCACCACAAACAATTAGAATATAAAAATCGGCTTGTACAGAAGTTTAAGAGGATCAGCATGAGCGATTGCAAG TTACCAAGGCCGGCGCCTCCTACAAAGTGGGAGGCTTTTGCAAAACAGAAAG GGATTGTCAACCGCAAGAAGAACAAGCGTACATGGGATGAGCAAACCAATTCGTGGAAGCGGAATTATGGCTATGATCGCGTTAATGACGACAGAGACATTCCCATCATTGAAGCCAAAATGACAGATG AACCAGGTGTTGATCCATTTGCTAAAAGAAGGGAAGAGAAGAAGGGCAGGGTCGATAAGCAAGAAAAGAACAGACTTGGGAATCTAAGGAATGCTGCAAAAGTTGGTGCTCTGCCAAG TCATATACAGCTTGCTGCCACAGCCATTCCGATCACAGGAACTAAAGCTGATCTGCCTAGAAAATCTAAGAAGGAAGACCTTGAGAATGTTGCTGGTATGGCTTCTTCAGCAACGGCTAGTGGTGGAAAGTTCGACAAGAAGTTGCCAGGCGAGAAGCCTCTTAAGAAAGCTGGCAAACATAGAAAG TTTCTCCCTGTGGCTGAAGGGAAAGGAATGGGCAACCTGGAGAAGCAGCAAAATGACAAAATCTTGAACAGCCTACTGGCCAAGAACTTCGAGGAACCGTTGGATGTCAGCAAG GCAATCACGATGTACAAGGTGAAGAAGGACAACAACAGAAGGAAAGAGAAGAAATCGTCGTCCGGATCGGATAAGGTGAAGCCTGGGAAGAAGATCCACAAGAAATCTTCAAAGAAGAGCGCTTAG
- the LOC124695019 gene encoding ribosome biogenesis regulatory protein homolog isoform X1 yields the protein MAEESAAVTSTNHEVDLGHLMAYDPSHHLAAAPSSRAELREECLRKATELAQAVADALFALPATEGRDGPVVRLPPPANRLPREKHLPRPAPPTKWEAFAKQKGIVNRKKNKRTWDEQTNSWKRNYGYDRVNDDRDIPIIEAKMTDEPGVDPFAKRREEKKGRVDKQEKNRLGNLRNAAKVGALPSHIQLAATAIPITGTKADLPRKSKKEDLENVAGMASSATASGGKFDKKLPGEKPLKKAGKHRKFLPVAEGKGMGNLEKQQNDKILNSLLAKNFEEPLDVSKAITMYKVKKDNNRRKEKKSSSGSDKVKPGKKIHKKSSKKSA from the exons ATGGCGGAAGAATCAGCCGCCGTCACGTCCACCAACCACGAGGTGGACCTGGGCCACCTCATGGCGTACGACCCCTCgcaccacctcgccgccgccccgtccTCCAGGGCGGAGCTGCGGGAGGAGTGCCTCCGGAAGGCCACGGAGCTGGCGCAGGCCGTGGCCGACGCCCTCTTCGCGCTGCCGGCCACCGAGGGCCGCGACGGGCCCGTCGTCCGCCTCCCCCCGCCCGCCAACCGCCTCCCCCGCGAGAAGCAT TTACCAAGGCCGGCGCCTCCTACAAAGTGGGAGGCTTTTGCAAAACAGAAAG GGATTGTCAACCGCAAGAAGAACAAGCGTACATGGGATGAGCAAACCAATTCGTGGAAGCGGAATTATGGCTATGATCGCGTTAATGACGACAGAGACATTCCCATCATTGAAGCCAAAATGACAGATG AACCAGGTGTTGATCCATTTGCTAAAAGAAGGGAAGAGAAGAAGGGCAGGGTCGATAAGCAAGAAAAGAACAGACTTGGGAATCTAAGGAATGCTGCAAAAGTTGGTGCTCTGCCAAG TCATATACAGCTTGCTGCCACAGCCATTCCGATCACAGGAACTAAAGCTGATCTGCCTAGAAAATCTAAGAAGGAAGACCTTGAGAATGTTGCTGGTATGGCTTCTTCAGCAACGGCTAGTGGTGGAAAGTTCGACAAGAAGTTGCCAGGCGAGAAGCCTCTTAAGAAAGCTGGCAAACATAGAAAG TTTCTCCCTGTGGCTGAAGGGAAAGGAATGGGCAACCTGGAGAAGCAGCAAAATGACAAAATCTTGAACAGCCTACTGGCCAAGAACTTCGAGGAACCGTTGGATGTCAGCAAG GCAATCACGATGTACAAGGTGAAGAAGGACAACAACAGAAGGAAAGAGAAGAAATCGTCGTCCGGATCGGATAAGGTGAAGCCTGGGAAGAAGATCCACAAGAAATCTTCAAAGAAGAGCGCTTAG
- the LOC124694479 gene encoding uncharacterized protein LOC124694479, giving the protein MMEPPPPTTSLDHRVPAEERHRIERVARYVARDRDGDLAEAMLLRLLKITRNGRRWGFLAHDHPLHPYYLQQKVSEQCRILRPRPAAAAVADR; this is encoded by the coding sequence ATgatggagccgccgccgccgacgacgtcgCTGGACCACCGGGTGCCGGCGGAGGAGAGGCACCGGATCGAGCGGGTGGCGAGGTACGTGGCGCGCGACCGGGACGGGGACCTCGCCGAGGCGATGCTGCTGCGGCTGCTCAAGATCACGCGCAACGGCCGCCGGTGGGGGTTCCTGGCGCACGACCACCCGCTCCACCCCTACTACCTCCAGCAGAAGGTCTCCGAGCAGTGCCGCATCCTCCGCccgcgccccgccgccgccgccgtcgctgatCGGTGA